In Nakamurella antarctica, the following are encoded in one genomic region:
- a CDS encoding alanine racemase — MSDINASALSFDHAAALAELLEEPISVGFKSFPTVGTIGEVGAQGWRALDGDLMLPVAVLSESAVEHNLQRMAQYCRENGVDLAPHGKTTMSPQLMVRQFSAGAWAVTVATTAQARVFHAFGARRIVIASQVVARGDLQWLAQSLDGDAGLEILVLVDSVAGVAATCKGLWEAGFAGRLPVLLELGYDGGRAGCRDKVTALEVASAVMAAKCLVLRGFEGFEGLMPGADYAAQQAGVDGYLNFVKDVVDETLERALVEAGSEILLTFGGSAYFDRVVAAFPGRERGGFSVRVVLRSGCYLTHDDGMYARTSPLAAGADPDPLYSALHVWSAVLAKPEPGLAIAGFGKRDASFDAGWPIPLLRRREGQMQNLNDVAVTGMNDQHAYLALGAHSDVEVGDLIGCGISHPCTTFDKWPLIAMVDEDYRVTGAVRTFF; from the coding sequence GTGAGTGACATCAACGCCTCTGCCCTTTCTTTCGATCATGCTGCGGCGTTGGCAGAATTGCTGGAGGAGCCGATAAGCGTTGGCTTCAAGAGCTTTCCGACCGTGGGCACGATCGGTGAGGTGGGTGCCCAGGGGTGGCGCGCACTTGATGGCGACCTGATGTTGCCGGTGGCAGTGCTCAGCGAGTCCGCTGTGGAGCACAACCTGCAGCGGATGGCGCAGTACTGCCGCGAGAACGGTGTTGACCTGGCGCCGCATGGCAAAACCACTATGTCGCCGCAGTTGATGGTGCGCCAGTTTTCGGCAGGTGCGTGGGCGGTCACCGTCGCGACCACGGCGCAGGCCCGGGTATTTCATGCTTTCGGTGCACGCCGAATCGTCATCGCTAGCCAGGTCGTGGCGCGCGGCGACCTGCAGTGGCTTGCCCAGAGTCTTGACGGGGATGCGGGTCTGGAAATCCTGGTATTGGTCGATTCGGTCGCTGGAGTTGCGGCTACCTGTAAAGGCTTGTGGGAGGCAGGTTTTGCCGGCCGGTTACCGGTGCTCCTCGAGCTTGGCTATGACGGCGGTCGCGCTGGCTGCCGCGACAAGGTAACGGCTCTCGAAGTCGCCTCCGCAGTAATGGCCGCAAAGTGCCTGGTGCTGAGAGGTTTTGAGGGTTTTGAGGGTTTGATGCCGGGCGCCGACTACGCAGCCCAGCAAGCCGGGGTCGACGGATATTTGAACTTTGTGAAAGATGTGGTCGACGAAACTCTCGAACGAGCATTGGTGGAAGCGGGCAGCGAGATTCTTCTGACCTTTGGTGGAAGCGCTTACTTCGACAGGGTTGTCGCTGCATTCCCTGGCCGAGAACGCGGTGGGTTTTCGGTTCGCGTAGTGCTGCGCAGCGGGTGCTACCTCACCCACGATGATGGAATGTACGCCCGCACTTCTCCCCTGGCAGCCGGGGCTGACCCTGACCCGCTGTATTCAGCGTTGCATGTGTGGTCGGCTGTACTGGCAAAACCTGAGCCTGGCCTGGCAATCGCCGGGTTCGGGAAACGCGACGCCTCCTTCGATGCGGGCTGGCCCATTCCGCTGTTGCGGCGGCGCGAGGGTCAGATGCAGAACCTGAACGACGTTGCTGTGACCGGAATGAACGACCAGCACGCCTATCTCGCCCTTGGCGCACACTCTGACGTAGAGGTAGGGGATCTGATCGGCTGCGGCATCTCGCACCCCTGCACCACGTTCGACAAGTGGCCGCTGATCGCGATGGTGGATGAGGACTATCGCGTCACCGGCGCAGTGCGGACCTTCTTCTGA
- a CDS encoding aldo/keto reductase: MTEIPNINLNNGVHIPQLGFGTFQIKPADTVEAVQRAFDAGYRHIDTAQMYGNEKEVGQAIAQSALDPTDVFVTTKLNNNKHSRDDALASFDTSLKDLGLERVDLFLIHWPLPAVGNFVDTWRAMEEIYQSGRARSIGVSNFQAHHIGRLLAETTIPPAVNQIELHPYLVQSELHAYNDEHGIATQAWSPIAKGLVLDDPTIVTVALAHNKSAAQVVLRWQIQLGNIVFPKSATPARIQENTAIFDFELDDSEMSMISSLDRGQRTGPDPDTFNYVP; the protein is encoded by the coding sequence ATGACGGAAATCCCGAACATCAACCTCAACAACGGTGTCCATATCCCGCAACTGGGATTCGGCACCTTCCAGATCAAGCCCGCGGATACGGTCGAGGCCGTGCAGCGCGCGTTTGACGCGGGCTACCGACATATCGACACCGCGCAGATGTACGGGAACGAGAAGGAGGTTGGGCAAGCCATTGCGCAGTCCGCTCTGGATCCCACAGACGTGTTCGTCACCACCAAGCTGAACAACAACAAGCACTCACGCGACGATGCACTCGCATCTTTCGATACGTCCTTAAAGGACCTGGGCCTCGAGCGGGTTGACCTGTTCCTGATCCACTGGCCACTGCCCGCGGTGGGCAACTTCGTCGACACCTGGCGAGCCATGGAGGAGATTTATCAGAGTGGGCGGGCCCGGTCCATCGGCGTCTCCAACTTCCAGGCGCACCACATCGGACGACTGCTGGCCGAGACGACCATCCCGCCTGCGGTGAACCAGATCGAACTACACCCGTACCTCGTGCAATCCGAACTCCATGCCTACAACGACGAGCACGGTATCGCCACGCAAGCGTGGTCGCCGATCGCCAAGGGCCTCGTTCTCGACGACCCGACGATCGTGACAGTTGCCCTGGCGCACAACAAGTCTGCCGCTCAGGTTGTGCTGCGCTGGCAGATCCAGTTGGGCAACATCGTGTTCCCGAAGTCTGCGACCCCCGCTCGGATCCAAGAAAACACGGCCATTTTCGATTTTGAACTCGACGATTCTGAGATGTCGATGATCTCTAGCCTGGACCGCGGTCAACGAACGGGCCCGGACCCGGACACGTTTAACTACGTGCCGTAG
- a CDS encoding GntP family permease, protein MYLSTMMAAPEVVPSGSDAQLIISALVGFAVIIVLITWLKLNPFLALTIGAIGVGMGASLGAGKSVTSFASGFGSTMGSVGILIGFGAMFGKLLADSGGADRIVDTLVSRASPAALPWMMSLVGAVVGLPMFFEIGLVLLMPVIILTARRSGLPLMRIAIPTLAGLSAMHGLVPPHPGPLTAVTALGADLGLTLALGVVVAIPTIIVAGPLFSRFAAQWADVPVPALFGADGEEAEGKEKEDPNRPRPTFIAALASILLPVVLMLAKSIVDVIEPAKQGVAASPSKSILDFLGNPPVALGIAVVFGIFVLGSGGKMNRDAISKTLDKSLPPIAGILLIVGAGGGFKQVLIDTGIGDVIARAVQGSGLSVLFLAWMVAVLIRVATGSATVATVTAAGILAPVAATLPTATVALMVLAIGSGSLFLSHVNDAGFWLVKQYMGTSVGQTLKTWTVMECIVSVVGLVGVLLLNLVI, encoded by the coding sequence ATGTATCTATCCACCATGATGGCGGCGCCGGAGGTGGTTCCCAGTGGCAGCGATGCGCAGCTGATCATCTCCGCACTTGTCGGATTTGCCGTCATCATCGTCTTAATCACCTGGCTCAAACTCAACCCATTCCTGGCGCTCACGATTGGCGCGATCGGCGTGGGTATGGGCGCGAGCCTGGGCGCGGGAAAGTCGGTCACCAGCTTCGCGAGTGGCTTCGGATCCACGATGGGCAGCGTCGGAATTCTGATCGGCTTTGGCGCCATGTTCGGCAAGTTGCTGGCCGATTCCGGCGGCGCCGACCGCATCGTCGATACCCTTGTCTCGCGAGCGAGCCCGGCGGCGCTGCCGTGGATGATGTCCCTGGTCGGCGCAGTGGTCGGGCTTCCGATGTTCTTTGAAATCGGCCTCGTCCTTCTGATGCCGGTCATCATCCTGACGGCCCGCCGCTCGGGTTTGCCGCTGATGCGGATCGCAATTCCGACCTTGGCCGGACTCTCTGCCATGCATGGTTTGGTACCACCCCATCCGGGTCCGTTGACGGCGGTGACTGCTCTAGGTGCCGACCTAGGCCTCACGCTGGCGCTCGGGGTCGTGGTAGCAATTCCGACCATTATCGTTGCGGGACCTCTCTTCTCGCGGTTTGCCGCACAGTGGGCCGATGTTCCTGTGCCCGCACTTTTCGGCGCCGATGGGGAAGAGGCCGAGGGTAAAGAGAAGGAGGACCCCAACCGTCCGCGACCGACCTTTATCGCAGCGTTGGCTAGCATCCTGTTGCCTGTCGTGCTGATGCTCGCCAAGTCCATCGTGGACGTCATTGAGCCAGCGAAACAGGGAGTCGCAGCCTCGCCGTCGAAGTCGATTTTGGATTTTCTCGGCAACCCCCCGGTGGCGCTGGGCATTGCTGTGGTGTTCGGCATCTTTGTGCTCGGAAGCGGCGGGAAGATGAACCGCGATGCCATTTCGAAGACGCTAGATAAATCCCTGCCACCCATCGCAGGCATTCTGTTGATAGTGGGCGCCGGTGGCGGGTTCAAGCAGGTGCTGATCGATACCGGTATCGGGGATGTGATCGCGAGAGCTGTTCAAGGCAGCGGTCTTTCAGTGCTATTTCTGGCATGGATGGTCGCGGTTCTCATCCGCGTGGCCACCGGTTCAGCTACCGTGGCAACGGTAACGGCGGCTGGGATCCTCGCCCCCGTAGCTGCCACCTTGCCGACCGCGACGGTCGCACTGATGGTGCTGGCAATAGGCTCGGGATCCCTGTTTCTCTCACACGTCAATGACGCGGGGTTCTGGTTGGTCAAGCAGTACATGGGGACGTCCGTCGGCCAGACCCTCAAGACCTGGACTGTCATGGAATGCATTGTCTCCGTAGTGGGCCTTGTGGGCGTCCTACTCCTGAACCTGGTGATCTGA
- a CDS encoding gluconokinase, with the protein MTNSVSPQPVLVIMGVSGSGKSTVAGILAGQLGWELEEGDDLHPEANVEKMHAGQPLTDEDRWPWLDKVAGWISEHTQAGVPGIITCSALKRSYRDVLRGRNVVFVHLAGGKDTISKRLTTRMDHFMPPALLDSQIATLEAPGEDENTLVVDIGRRPAEEAAEIISRLGLRPEPSSPAAGAQFRGAVPGPAACPPADSP; encoded by the coding sequence ATGACGAATTCTGTTTCGCCACAACCAGTATTGGTCATCATGGGGGTGTCTGGGTCTGGAAAGTCCACGGTGGCAGGTATTCTCGCCGGACAGCTTGGCTGGGAACTGGAGGAGGGCGATGACCTCCATCCAGAAGCGAATGTCGAAAAGATGCATGCCGGACAGCCGCTGACTGACGAAGATCGTTGGCCGTGGCTCGATAAGGTTGCGGGCTGGATTAGCGAGCACACGCAGGCGGGGGTTCCGGGCATTATTACTTGCTCGGCCCTGAAGCGATCGTATCGAGATGTATTGCGCGGCAGGAACGTCGTCTTCGTTCACCTCGCTGGCGGCAAGGACACGATCAGCAAGCGGTTGACGACCCGGATGGATCACTTCATGCCACCGGCACTGCTCGACTCGCAAATTGCCACGCTGGAAGCGCCGGGTGAAGACGAGAACACGCTGGTAGTCGATATTGGGCGGCGGCCGGCCGAGGAAGCTGCGGAAATCATCAGCAGGCTCGGGCTGCGGCCGGAGCCGTCCTCCCCCGCGGCCGGGGCGCAGTTCCGGGGCGCTGTTCCCGGGCCAGCCGCCTGTCCCCCAGCGGATAGTCCTTGA
- a CDS encoding ATP-binding cassette domain-containing protein → MTELIEVSGLVKRFKGNTALAGIDFSVPEGTVLGLLGPNGAGKTTAVRILATLLPSDEGTATVAGYDVATQARQVRSIIGLTGQYAAVDEYLTGFENLEMVGRLYHLGKKESRTRAAELLERFDLVEAGGRPAKTYSGGMRRRLDIAASLIARPRVLFLDEPTTGLDPRSRLGMWEFIEGLVQEGTTILLTTQYLEEADRLANSMVVINHGLVIARGTSDELKAQVGGQRLEFTVARDGQLAILAERLAGIAAEPARLDESNRRAVIPINGGSEVLAQALSLLEGSGVELVDVGLRRPDLDDVFLTLTGHSAEDAEAPAATEGAATEGAATEGAATEGAATEGAATKGTATKGAAHRGGTGK, encoded by the coding sequence ATGACTGAACTGATCGAAGTTTCGGGCTTGGTGAAACGGTTCAAGGGCAACACAGCCTTGGCGGGTATTGACTTCTCGGTTCCCGAGGGCACGGTGCTGGGGCTGCTCGGCCCCAACGGTGCGGGCAAGACTACTGCGGTCCGGATCCTGGCGACGCTGCTCCCGTCGGACGAGGGCACTGCAACGGTTGCCGGTTATGACGTTGCTACCCAGGCTCGGCAGGTTCGCTCGATCATCGGCTTGACGGGGCAATACGCGGCCGTGGATGAGTACCTCACGGGCTTCGAGAACTTGGAAATGGTGGGACGTCTTTACCACCTGGGAAAGAAGGAATCCCGGACGCGGGCGGCGGAGCTGCTCGAAAGGTTCGATTTGGTGGAAGCGGGAGGTCGGCCGGCGAAGACATATTCCGGCGGTATGCGCCGCAGGCTCGATATTGCCGCCTCCCTCATCGCCCGGCCGAGGGTTCTCTTCCTTGACGAACCCACTACCGGCCTCGATCCGCGCAGTCGGCTCGGGATGTGGGAGTTCATCGAAGGCCTCGTGCAGGAAGGGACAACGATCCTCCTGACCACGCAGTACCTCGAGGAGGCCGACCGTCTTGCGAACTCCATGGTGGTAATCAACCATGGCTTGGTCATCGCCCGTGGCACGTCTGACGAGTTGAAAGCGCAGGTGGGTGGTCAGCGTCTGGAGTTCACCGTCGCCCGTGATGGCCAACTTGCGATCCTCGCCGAGCGGCTCGCCGGAATCGCCGCTGAGCCGGCGCGGCTGGACGAGTCGAATCGCCGCGCGGTGATCCCCATCAATGGTGGGTCCGAGGTATTGGCTCAGGCGCTGAGCCTGTTGGAGGGGTCGGGTGTCGAATTGGTCGACGTCGGCCTGCGCCGGCCGGACCTTGACGATGTGTTCCTCACCTTGACGGGACATTCCGCTGAAGACGCGGAAGCGCCAGCGGCAACGGAAGGCGCAGCAACGGAAGGCGCAGCAACGGAAGGCGCAGCAACGGAAGGCGCAGCAACCGAAGGCGCAGCAACGAAAGGCACAGCAACGAAAGGCGCAGCACACCGAGGGGGAACCGGCAAATGA
- a CDS encoding ABC transporter permease, with product MSTLSQGISDSLTITKRNLIKVRRVPDLIVFATLSPIMFVLLFVYVFGSAIPINGISYAEFLLPGIFAQTVIFGATVTGASLAEDLQKGLIDRFRSLPMARSAVLVGRTVADIGLNVISVVVMSLTGLLVGWRIRSSFLDALLGFAMLLLFSYAISWVMAIIGLLVRTPEVFNNATFIVIFPATFIANTFVPTNNFPAVLRVIADWNPVSAIVQVARQQFGNTAPMLQSSTAWSLQHPVTYSMMWVVLILVIFVPLSVRGYLRSGLR from the coding sequence ATGAGCACACTTTCGCAGGGCATTTCTGACAGCCTCACGATCACCAAGCGCAACCTCATCAAGGTTCGCAGAGTTCCAGATCTGATCGTTTTTGCCACGTTATCGCCGATCATGTTCGTGCTGCTGTTCGTGTACGTGTTTGGTAGCGCGATTCCGATCAATGGCATCAGCTACGCCGAGTTCCTACTGCCGGGAATCTTTGCGCAGACTGTCATTTTCGGCGCCACCGTCACCGGCGCCAGCCTCGCCGAAGACCTTCAGAAGGGATTGATCGACCGGTTCCGGTCGCTGCCGATGGCTCGATCGGCGGTGTTGGTCGGTCGTACTGTCGCCGATATCGGGCTCAACGTAATCTCCGTGGTCGTGATGTCGTTGACCGGGCTGTTGGTTGGCTGGCGGATCCGCTCGTCATTTCTGGATGCGCTGCTCGGGTTTGCGATGCTGTTGCTCTTCTCCTACGCAATCTCGTGGGTGATGGCCATCATCGGTTTGCTCGTTCGCACGCCGGAGGTCTTCAACAACGCGACCTTCATCGTCATCTTTCCGGCGACCTTTATCGCCAACACGTTTGTGCCCACCAACAACTTCCCGGCAGTTCTCCGAGTGATCGCTGACTGGAACCCGGTTTCGGCCATCGTGCAGGTGGCTCGCCAACAATTCGGGAACACCGCGCCGATGCTGCAGTCCAGTACGGCCTGGTCGCTGCAACACCCGGTTACCTACAGCATGATGTGGGTGGTCTTGATCCTGGTCATCTTCGTGCCGCTATCCGTCCGCGGATACCTGCGAAGCGGCCTGCGGTAA
- a CDS encoding YciI family protein, whose product MRYLMLVCQDTADSTTPPTQADRAGAPDVGQWWHAAHEAGTHVMGDRLRPAAEAMTVRIRSGELVVKRGPLTEAGGLLTGFDVLECESAEQAIEIASGHAMAHVGVIELREMWPLTGE is encoded by the coding sequence GTGAGATACCTGATGCTCGTCTGCCAAGACACCGCCGACTCGACCACACCGCCGACCCAAGCCGACCGTGCCGGCGCGCCGGATGTTGGCCAGTGGTGGCATGCCGCACACGAGGCCGGAACCCACGTCATGGGAGATCGGCTCCGCCCTGCCGCAGAGGCGATGACTGTGCGCATTCGTAGTGGCGAGCTAGTGGTGAAGCGAGGACCGCTCACCGAGGCGGGTGGGTTGCTTACCGGATTCGATGTGCTCGAATGCGAGTCGGCCGAACAGGCAATCGAGATTGCGTCGGGTCACGCAATGGCTCATGTCGGCGTAATTGAACTTCGAGAAATGTGGCCGTTAACCGGTGAATAG
- a CDS encoding sugar ABC transporter substrate-binding protein: MSDSASAEAPAAADPSAPPVIDGAADLVIWTAQLESAAIQAAADKFAADNGIKVSVQIVAEGRTAFLNASQAGQAPDLINGAHDWIGQLVQNGAIDPVQLDAATQAKFNPLAIKGVTFNGQIYGVPYDLGNIFLVRNTDMAPEAPKSVEDMVASGKKLVADGKASEIMALPVGANGDPYHMYPFFTSAGGYLFGKSADGNYNPKDLGLTKPEATAAMAKIGELGKEGALKTSIDGGNLVPFFTEKKTAYMITGPWNLPDIKKSGVPFAISPVPAFEGGAAAKPFVTVDALYVASKGKHKTVAQEFALNYFASDEVSSALYKLSPRQPALISVYDQEVAADPVLADVANAGKDGDILPAIPEMASVWDPFGKAQSAVIGGADPATTIAAAASAIQAAIG; this comes from the coding sequence ATGTCGGATTCTGCTTCGGCAGAGGCACCCGCCGCAGCCGACCCGTCGGCCCCTCCCGTCATCGACGGCGCAGCCGACTTGGTTATCTGGACCGCGCAATTGGAATCTGCGGCGATCCAGGCGGCAGCCGACAAGTTCGCGGCTGATAACGGCATCAAGGTTAGCGTGCAGATCGTTGCCGAAGGTCGGACGGCGTTCTTGAACGCCTCTCAAGCAGGACAGGCGCCGGACCTCATCAACGGCGCTCATGACTGGATCGGGCAGCTAGTTCAAAACGGTGCGATTGACCCAGTCCAGCTGGATGCGGCGACCCAGGCGAAATTCAACCCACTTGCTATCAAGGGCGTCACATTCAACGGTCAGATCTACGGCGTACCATACGATCTCGGCAATATCTTCCTGGTCCGCAACACCGATATGGCTCCTGAGGCCCCGAAGTCGGTAGAAGACATGGTGGCGTCGGGTAAGAAGCTCGTTGCCGACGGCAAGGCTTCTGAGATCATGGCGCTCCCCGTTGGTGCCAACGGCGATCCGTACCATATGTACCCCTTCTTCACCTCAGCCGGCGGTTACCTGTTCGGTAAGAGTGCAGACGGTAACTACAACCCCAAGGACCTCGGCTTGACCAAGCCGGAGGCAACCGCGGCAATGGCAAAGATCGGCGAATTGGGCAAGGAGGGAGCGCTCAAGACTTCTATCGATGGTGGAAACCTTGTTCCCTTCTTCACCGAAAAGAAGACCGCCTACATGATCACCGGGCCATGGAACCTGCCCGACATCAAGAAGTCTGGCGTTCCGTTCGCCATCAGCCCAGTTCCAGCTTTCGAAGGCGGCGCTGCGGCCAAGCCTTTCGTGACCGTTGATGCCCTCTACGTGGCAAGCAAGGGCAAGCACAAGACGGTAGCTCAGGAGTTCGCACTGAACTACTTTGCGAGCGACGAGGTTTCGTCCGCGCTGTACAAGCTCAGCCCTCGCCAGCCCGCCCTGATCTCGGTGTACGACCAAGAGGTCGCCGCTGATCCGGTGTTGGCTGACGTGGCAAATGCCGGCAAGGACGGCGACATCCTCCCGGCCATTCCCGAAATGGCGTCGGTGTGGGATCCGTTCGGAAAGGCGCAGTCTGCTGTGATCGGTGGCGCCGACCCGGCGACGACAATAGCCGCAGCGGCATCAGCCATCCAAGCAGCTATCGGATAA
- a CDS encoding ABC transporter permease subunit: MAQQSASTTSTPTQGGRPPKKQRLSVASKRGSTLGTIVKIMLLGVVAAIAVFSMLPLIDRRNWLGVILVVLTTAALFYIYLTPKLIPAKYLVVGTLFLAIFQVLPIVYTITTAFTNFGDGHRGTKEDAIVSIRSTSVKEVEGGATYTLSIGVSGDENTGDIAFLLADKDGNPFVGTAKGVAPLDKSAVTQSPSGKILAASDYTVLNLGKAASRQADITALVVPTDNGAIIAKGVSSAFEGGATRKYDAATDTITDSISGQTWAADDTDGYFKDAKGAFLPQGWQVNVGLKNFVDVFTNPSIAKYFLQVILWNFAFALLVMASTFALGLGVAMVMNSDKLRGRKIYRSILILPYAMPGFAMLLLWRDMFNTDYGLINKLFGTDIDWFGNPWAARAAVLIVQLWMGYPYMFLVCTGALQSIPSDLVEAAGVDGAKPFYAFRTITFPLLLVAVAPLLIATFAFNFNNFGAIYLVSGGGPFPADNPTVGATDLLISYTYRLAFGGQGAQYGLAAAISILIFIIVAAVSFIGFKRTKALEEIN, translated from the coding sequence GTGGCTCAGCAGTCCGCATCGACGACGTCGACACCCACTCAAGGTGGCCGGCCACCCAAGAAACAACGGTTAAGCGTCGCCTCAAAACGGGGCTCCACGCTTGGAACTATCGTCAAAATAATGCTGTTGGGCGTCGTCGCCGCCATCGCGGTGTTCTCGATGCTGCCGCTGATTGATCGCCGAAATTGGCTCGGTGTGATCCTGGTGGTGCTCACCACCGCGGCCTTGTTCTATATCTACTTGACGCCGAAGCTCATCCCGGCCAAATACTTGGTAGTGGGAACGCTCTTCCTGGCAATTTTCCAGGTTCTGCCCATCGTCTACACGATCACCACCGCATTCACGAACTTCGGTGATGGGCACCGCGGTACCAAGGAAGATGCCATTGTCTCGATTCGATCGACCTCGGTAAAAGAGGTCGAAGGCGGCGCAACGTACACCCTTTCCATCGGCGTCAGCGGCGATGAGAATACGGGCGACATCGCCTTCCTTCTGGCGGATAAAGACGGGAACCCGTTCGTCGGCACCGCCAAGGGCGTTGCCCCGCTGGACAAGAGTGCGGTCACCCAGTCGCCGTCGGGCAAAATCCTGGCTGCTAGCGACTACACGGTGCTTAACCTCGGCAAGGCAGCCAGCCGTCAAGCAGACATCACCGCGTTGGTGGTGCCCACCGACAATGGCGCCATTATCGCCAAGGGCGTCAGCAGTGCGTTCGAGGGCGGCGCAACCCGCAAATACGATGCCGCGACGGACACCATCACGGACTCCATCTCCGGTCAGACGTGGGCCGCAGACGACACCGACGGCTACTTCAAAGACGCAAAAGGCGCTTTTCTCCCGCAGGGATGGCAGGTTAACGTCGGCTTGAAGAACTTCGTCGACGTGTTCACCAATCCATCGATTGCCAAGTACTTCCTGCAGGTCATCCTCTGGAACTTTGCGTTTGCGCTCTTGGTGATGGCCTCCACCTTCGCGCTCGGTTTGGGCGTGGCGATGGTGATGAATAGTGACAAGCTCAGGGGTAGGAAGATCTACCGGTCGATCCTGATCTTGCCGTATGCCATGCCCGGATTCGCCATGTTGCTGCTGTGGCGCGACATGTTCAACACCGACTACGGCCTGATTAATAAACTTTTCGGGACTGACATTGACTGGTTCGGTAATCCGTGGGCGGCGCGCGCGGCGGTTCTCATCGTGCAGCTCTGGATGGGTTATCCGTACATGTTCCTGGTGTGCACCGGGGCTTTGCAGTCCATTCCATCCGACCTCGTCGAAGCAGCGGGAGTGGATGGCGCCAAGCCGTTCTACGCCTTCCGTACGATCACCTTCCCGCTGCTCTTGGTCGCGGTGGCGCCCTTGCTTATTGCCACCTTCGCGTTCAACTTCAACAACTTCGGCGCGATATACCTGGTCAGCGGCGGTGGTCCATTCCCTGCCGACAACCCCACGGTGGGGGCGACCGACCTGCTCATCAGCTACACCTATCGGCTCGCATTCGGCGGCCAAGGCGCCCAGTACGGCCTCGCAGCGGCGATCTCGATTCTGATCTTCATCATCGTCGCCGCCGTATCGTTCATCGGATTCAAACGGACCAAGGCACTTGAGGAGATCAACTGA
- a CDS encoding sugar ABC transporter permease, producing MTQITGASPLAKNAAPREDAPVYLGRAGGNWFQRTGWRHLVAIVGVFFAVFPILFLVSAALNPLGTLSASTLIPTGASFNNFSRLFNETDYWLWLRNSLIIGVVSTVASIFVSTCAAYAFSRFRFKGRRAGLLAVLLIQMFPVFLALVSLYLIFATITDLYPVIGFNTPWALVLLGLGGALGGTTWLIKGFLDTVPKDLDESATVDGATHVQIFFGIIFPLITPIIAITGLLAFIGSISEFLIASVFLTEPTQKTVAVGLYGMVANERNANFGMFAAGAVITAIPIVLLFQYLQKYIVSGLTAGAVKG from the coding sequence ATGACCCAGATCACCGGCGCCAGCCCCCTCGCGAAGAACGCGGCACCGCGGGAGGATGCGCCCGTCTATCTCGGCAGGGCCGGAGGCAATTGGTTCCAGCGAACCGGATGGCGCCACCTCGTCGCTATCGTCGGTGTCTTCTTCGCCGTGTTCCCGATTCTGTTTTTGGTCTCGGCAGCGTTAAATCCGCTCGGCACGCTGTCTGCGTCAACGCTTATCCCCACGGGGGCCAGCTTCAACAACTTCAGCAGGCTTTTTAACGAAACCGATTACTGGCTGTGGTTGCGGAATTCCCTGATCATTGGGGTGGTTTCCACGGTGGCCTCGATTTTCGTGTCCACCTGCGCCGCCTACGCATTCTCCCGTTTCCGATTTAAAGGTCGGCGCGCAGGGCTTCTTGCGGTGCTGCTGATTCAAATGTTCCCAGTGTTCCTTGCGCTGGTGTCGCTGTACCTCATTTTTGCCACCATTACGGACCTGTATCCCGTGATTGGCTTTAACACCCCGTGGGCGCTGGTGCTGCTCGGATTGGGTGGTGCGCTCGGCGGAACCACCTGGCTGATCAAGGGCTTCCTTGACACCGTGCCAAAGGATTTGGACGAATCCGCCACCGTCGACGGCGCGACCCATGTTCAGATCTTCTTCGGAATCATTTTTCCGTTGATCACCCCCATCATTGCGATCACCGGTCTACTAGCGTTTATCGGCTCGATCAGCGAGTTCCTGATCGCCAGCGTCTTCCTCACAGAGCCCACGCAGAAGACGGTAGCGGTCGGTCTGTACGGGATGGTCGCCAACGAACGCAACGCCAACTTCGGCATGTTCGCGGCCGGGGCGGTCATCACAGCAATCCCCATCGTGTTGCTGTTCCAGTACCTGCAGAAGTACATCGTCAGTGGTTTGACCGCCGGCGCGGTCAAGGGATGA